The Punica granatum isolate Tunisia-2019 chromosome 4, ASM765513v2, whole genome shotgun sequence genome has a window encoding:
- the LOC116205265 gene encoding organ-specific protein P4-like, with protein MKSLLALSIVFSLLLFSCSGYARKGPAAAEYWKMVMKDDPMPQAISSLIVQAREEPSTSMDEELRSTFVRDFDVRPNVIIYQGRGNHNKEEQGSSRVDHGMSRSKDLRHGDEEMQTYN; from the exons ATGAAGTCTCTACTCGCCCTTTCTATCGTTTTCTCTCTTCTGCTG TTCTCCTGCTCGGGTTATGCAAGAAAGGGCCCAGCAGCAGCAGAGTACTGGAAGATGGTGATGAAGGACGATCCCATGCCACAGGCAATCTCCAGTCTCATCGTTCAAGCTCGAGAAGAGCCCTCCACTTCGATGGATGAAGAACTCAGGTCGACATTTGTGAGGGACTTCGATGTCAGGCCCAATGTTATCATATACCAGGGACGCGGGAATCACAACAAAGAAGAGCAAGGTTCTTCAAGGGTCGATCATGGAATGAGTAGGTCGAAGGATCTCCGTCATGGAGACGAAGAGATGCAGACATATAATTAA
- the LOC116205266 gene encoding mediator of RNA polymerase II transcription subunit 32: MDNMVDSLNSAYQEFVLAAANVLEAKEVSSTQKISATDAALENFKQKWELFRVACDQAEEFVESVKQRIGSECLVDEATGTVVGKPGQGATTGLPPISAVRLEQMSKAVRCLVIELQSGAGVPGGGSQSHSSSAPFDTRFSEDSAQ, encoded by the coding sequence ATGGACAACATGGTAGACTCCCTGAACAGTGCATACCAGGAGTTTGTGTTGGCAGCAGCTAATGTGCTCGAGGCCAAGGAAGTGTCAAGCACGCAGAAAATATCAGCCACAGACGCTGCCCTTGAGAACTTCAAGCAGAAGTGGGAACTCTTTAGAGTGGCCTGTGATCAAGCAGAGGAGTTTGTAGAGTCCGTTAAGCAGAGGATCGGTTCAGAGTGTCTCGTGGACGAGGCCACTGGGACCGTGGTGGGAAAGCCTGGGCAGGGGGCTACGACCGGTCTGCCACCCATCAGTGCTGTGAGGTTGGAGCAGATGAGTAAAGCCGTTCGGTGCCTTGTCATCGAGCTCCAGAGCGGGGCTGGCGTCCCTGGCGGTGGGTCGCAGTCTCATTCTTCTTCTGCTCCTTTTGATACTCGATTCTCTGAAGATTCAGCTCAGTAG